From one Streptomyces sp. ICC1 genomic stretch:
- the mgtA gene encoding magnesium-translocating P-type ATPase, whose product MTMLTPRTPAKLAPPGKARRERKAAELEARTRAAGERLARSSAATGPQVLQELAATRNGLTHTEAALRLERHGSNTVARERAPRWWFQLAKAYWNPFIGVLVFLAAVMYWQDPADPGVIILSVMVGISGVLRFWQEYRSGRAADALKKLVTTTCAVQRRAGSGSGATTFEIPMDRVVPGDVVKLAAGDLIPADLRLITSKDLMVSQAALSGESLPVAKADTRADDLGQFETTDPVEADNICLMGTSVTSGTATGVVVATGSDTYFGSMAGSLVGERPETNFDTGVRKVSFLLIRFMLVMVPVVFMINGFTKGDWEAAFLLGIAVAVGLTPEMLPMVVSANLARGAVAMSRRKVVVKRLNAIQNLGAMDVLCTDKTGTLTEDRIVLDRYLDVHGNDDNEVLEYGYLNSHFQTGLKNLMDQAVINRVDEAEEVVVDARFSMVDEIPFDFARRRMSVVLSRNNIVGGPGRSEHVMITKGAVEEVLALCTHMTDRGRKVELTEQLRRRATRIAEDNNRRGLRVLAVATRTIAAPRDTYTVADEDQLTLVGFLAFLDPPKADAARALQGLADKGIAVKVVTGDNELVAARVCADVGLTVGHVVGGTEIDALDDVALRELAARTTVFAKVNPVQKARIVRALQADGHTVGFLGDGINDAAALRDADVGISVDTAVDIAKESADIILLEKDLTVLEQGVIQGRTTFGNTIKYIKMTASSNFGNVFSVLVASAFIPFQPMLAIMLLVQNLVYDIAQLATPWDRMDEEYLRKPRNWDAKGIGRFMLCIGPISSIFDIAMFVIMWNVFAANTEAHAALFQSGWFIEGLLSQTLVVHMIRTRKIPFIQSRASWPVMVMTVLAVLTGLFLPFSPLAASLGFVPLPASYFPWLIGVLLAYCTLTQLLKTVYIRKFGTWL is encoded by the coding sequence ATGACCATGCTCACCCCTCGCACCCCCGCGAAGCTCGCACCGCCGGGCAAGGCCCGCCGCGAGCGCAAGGCCGCCGAACTGGAGGCCCGTACCCGTGCGGCCGGCGAACGGCTCGCCCGCTCCAGCGCCGCCACCGGACCCCAGGTCCTGCAGGAACTGGCCGCGACCCGCAACGGCCTCACCCACACCGAGGCCGCCCTGCGCCTGGAGCGGCACGGCTCGAACACCGTCGCGCGGGAGCGCGCCCCGCGCTGGTGGTTCCAGCTGGCGAAGGCGTACTGGAACCCCTTCATCGGGGTCCTGGTCTTCCTGGCCGCCGTCATGTACTGGCAGGACCCGGCCGACCCGGGCGTCATCATCCTCTCGGTGATGGTCGGGATCAGCGGAGTGCTGCGCTTCTGGCAGGAGTACCGCTCGGGCCGGGCCGCCGACGCCCTGAAGAAGCTCGTCACCACCACCTGCGCGGTGCAGCGCAGGGCCGGCAGCGGCTCGGGCGCCACCACCTTCGAGATCCCGATGGACCGGGTGGTCCCCGGTGACGTGGTCAAACTGGCCGCCGGCGACCTGATCCCGGCCGACCTGCGGCTGATCACCTCCAAGGACCTGATGGTCAGCCAGGCCGCGCTGTCCGGCGAGTCCCTGCCCGTCGCCAAGGCCGACACCCGCGCGGACGACCTCGGCCAGTTCGAGACCACCGACCCCGTCGAGGCCGACAACATCTGCCTGATGGGCACCTCGGTGACCTCCGGGACCGCCACCGGGGTCGTCGTCGCCACGGGCTCCGACACCTACTTCGGCTCGATGGCCGGATCCCTGGTCGGCGAGCGTCCGGAGACCAATTTCGACACCGGTGTGCGCAAGGTCAGCTTCCTGCTGATCCGCTTCATGCTGGTGATGGTCCCCGTCGTCTTCATGATCAACGGCTTCACCAAGGGCGACTGGGAGGCCGCCTTCCTCCTCGGCATCGCCGTGGCGGTCGGCCTGACCCCCGAGATGCTGCCGATGGTGGTCTCCGCGAACCTGGCGCGCGGCGCCGTCGCCATGTCCCGGCGCAAGGTCGTCGTCAAGCGGCTCAACGCGATCCAGAACCTGGGCGCCATGGACGTGCTCTGCACGGACAAGACCGGCACCCTCACCGAGGACCGGATCGTCCTGGACCGCTACCTGGACGTGCACGGCAACGACGACAACGAGGTCCTGGAGTACGGCTACCTCAACTCGCACTTCCAGACCGGTCTGAAGAACCTGATGGACCAGGCGGTCATCAACCGCGTGGACGAGGCCGAGGAGGTTGTCGTCGATGCCCGGTTCTCGATGGTCGACGAGATCCCCTTCGACTTCGCCCGGCGCCGGATGTCCGTGGTCCTGAGCCGCAACAACATCGTCGGCGGCCCCGGCCGCTCCGAGCACGTCATGATCACCAAGGGTGCGGTCGAGGAAGTCCTCGCCCTGTGCACCCACATGACGGACCGCGGCCGGAAGGTCGAGCTCACCGAGCAGCTGCGCCGCCGCGCCACCCGCATCGCGGAAGACAACAACCGCCGGGGCCTGCGCGTCCTCGCCGTCGCCACCCGCACGATCGCCGCCCCGCGCGACACCTACACGGTCGCCGACGAGGACCAGCTCACCCTGGTCGGCTTCCTCGCCTTCCTCGACCCGCCGAAGGCCGACGCCGCCCGGGCCCTGCAGGGCCTCGCGGACAAGGGCATCGCCGTGAAGGTGGTGACCGGCGACAACGAGCTCGTCGCCGCCCGGGTCTGCGCCGATGTCGGCCTCACCGTCGGCCACGTGGTCGGCGGCACCGAGATCGACGCCCTCGACGACGTGGCGCTGCGCGAACTGGCCGCCCGTACGACGGTCTTCGCCAAGGTCAACCCGGTCCAGAAGGCCCGGATCGTCCGGGCGCTGCAGGCCGACGGCCACACGGTCGGCTTCCTCGGGGACGGCATCAACGACGCGGCCGCGCTGCGCGACGCGGACGTCGGCATCTCCGTGGACACCGCGGTCGACATCGCCAAGGAGTCCGCCGACATCATCCTGCTGGAGAAGGACCTGACCGTCCTGGAGCAGGGAGTGATCCAGGGCCGGACCACCTTCGGCAACACCATCAAGTACATCAAGATGACGGCCAGCTCGAACTTCGGCAACGTCTTCTCGGTCCTGGTGGCGAGCGCCTTCATCCCCTTCCAGCCGATGCTCGCGATCATGCTGCTGGTCCAGAACCTGGTCTACGACATCGCCCAGCTGGCCACGCCGTGGGACCGGATGGACGAGGAGTACCTGCGCAAGCCCCGCAACTGGGACGCCAAGGGCATCGGCCGCTTCATGCTCTGCATCGGCCCCATCAGCTCGATCTTCGACATCGCGATGTTCGTCATCATGTGGAACGTGTTCGCCGCCAACACCGAGGCGCACGCGGCGCTCTTCCAGTCCGGCTGGTTCATCGAGGGCCTGCTTTCGCAGACCCTGGTCGTCCACATGATCCGTACCCGCAAGATCCCCTTCATCCAGTCCCGCGCGTCCTGGCCGGTGATGGTGATGACCGTCCTCGCGGTGCTGACCGGGCTCTTCCTGCCCTTCTCGCCGCTGGCCGCCTCGCTGGGCTTCGTACCCCTGCCCGCGAGCTACTTCCCGTGGCTGATCGGCGTGCTGCTCGCGTACTGCACGCTCACGCAGCTGCTGAAGACCGTGTACATCCGCAAGTTCGGCACCTGGCTCTGA
- a CDS encoding MgtC/SapB family protein codes for MMPTEWEMAGHLAAALGFGAAIGLERQWRARMAGLRTNALVAGGAALFVLLSQYGFMSEVSEVQYDGSRVAAQIVSGIGFLGAGVIMRDGLSVRGLNTAATLWCSAAVGCLAGTGMFLLAAFGTVGVVGANLLLRPLGRRMDREPGGGAEVATDFHFEAVCLEAEEAHIRHRLVDALGRPGYQLRSISSQDGPRAGLVTVSALLTAEGEGGRMLEEAVSNLSLDPPPAFGRGDPRSRRSAGRSCPIRRPRPDAT; via the coding sequence ATGATGCCCACCGAATGGGAGATGGCCGGACACCTGGCCGCGGCGCTCGGATTCGGGGCGGCGATCGGCCTGGAACGGCAGTGGCGGGCCCGGATGGCGGGCCTGCGGACCAACGCCCTGGTGGCGGGCGGAGCCGCGCTGTTCGTGCTGCTCTCGCAGTACGGGTTCATGAGCGAGGTCTCGGAGGTCCAGTACGACGGCTCGCGGGTCGCCGCCCAGATCGTCTCGGGGATCGGCTTCCTCGGCGCCGGCGTGATCATGCGCGACGGGCTGAGCGTCCGGGGCCTGAACACGGCCGCCACCCTGTGGTGTTCGGCGGCCGTGGGCTGCCTCGCCGGCACCGGGATGTTCCTCCTGGCGGCCTTCGGCACGGTGGGCGTGGTGGGGGCGAACCTCCTGCTGCGCCCGCTGGGCCGGCGCATGGACCGCGAGCCGGGCGGCGGGGCCGAGGTGGCGACCGACTTCCACTTCGAGGCCGTGTGCCTGGAGGCGGAGGAGGCCCACATCCGCCACCGGCTGGTCGACGCACTGGGCCGGCCGGGCTACCAGCTGCGCTCGATCAGCAGCCAGGACGGCCCGAGGGCCGGCCTGGTGACGGTGTCCGCACTGCTGACCGCCGAGGGCGAGGGGGGCCGGATGCTGGAGGAAGCCGTCAGCAACCTCTCGCTCGACCCGCCCCCAGCCTTCGGCCGGGGGGACCCCCGGTCTCGGCGGTCAGCTGGTCGGTCGTGCCCGATCCGTCGGCCTCGGCCTGACGCTACTTGA
- a CDS encoding carbohydrate ABC transporter permease, translated as MTTVVKAPGEAAAEKRSAASGQPRGKSKSGSDGMVLNVFSHGFLAVWGILIILPLIWLVLGSFKTDVQIGESALSWPANWHFDAFPRAWDKGIGSYFANTLIVMVFSVPLTMLLGSMAAYVLARYPFRGNRPIYYFFVSGAMFPVFLALVPLFFMVKRLDMLNTFQGLILVYVAYSMPFTVFFMHSFFRTLPTAVHEAAVIDGASHTRIFFQVMMPMAKPGLISVGIFNVLGQWNQYILPSVLMQPQTGSDPERYMLTQGLIQLQYQMGYETDLPVLFAGVTIAMIPMLVVYLSFQRQIQAGLTSATLK; from the coding sequence ATGACCACAGTTGTCAAAGCACCGGGCGAGGCGGCGGCCGAGAAGCGCTCCGCCGCCTCCGGGCAGCCCCGCGGGAAGAGCAAGAGCGGCTCCGACGGAATGGTCCTGAACGTCTTCTCCCACGGCTTCCTCGCCGTGTGGGGGATACTGATCATCCTGCCGCTGATCTGGCTGGTGCTCGGATCGTTCAAGACCGACGTGCAGATCGGCGAATCGGCCCTGAGCTGGCCGGCCAACTGGCACTTCGACGCCTTCCCCCGCGCCTGGGACAAGGGCATCGGGAGCTACTTCGCCAACACGCTGATCGTGATGGTGTTCTCGGTTCCGCTGACGATGCTGCTCGGCTCGATGGCCGCGTACGTCCTGGCCCGCTACCCCTTCCGGGGCAACCGGCCGATCTACTACTTCTTCGTCAGCGGGGCCATGTTCCCGGTCTTCCTGGCGCTCGTCCCGCTGTTCTTCATGGTGAAGCGGCTGGACATGCTCAACACCTTCCAGGGCCTGATCCTGGTGTACGTGGCGTACTCGATGCCGTTCACCGTCTTCTTCATGCACTCGTTCTTCAGGACGCTGCCGACGGCCGTGCACGAGGCGGCGGTGATCGACGGGGCCTCGCACACCCGGATCTTCTTCCAGGTGATGATGCCGATGGCCAAGCCCGGCCTGATCAGCGTCGGGATATTCAATGTCCTGGGGCAGTGGAACCAGTACATCCTGCCCTCCGTACTGATGCAGCCGCAGACCGGATCCGACCCCGAGCGCTACATGCTCACCCAGGGCCTGATCCAGCTGCAGTACCAGATGGGCTACGAGACGGACCTGCCGGTGCTGTTCGCCGGTGTGACCATCGCGATGATCCCCATGCTGGTGGTCTACCTGTCCTTCCAGCGCCAGATCCAGGCCGGCCTGACCTCCGCCACGCTCAAGTAG
- a CDS encoding sugar ABC transporter permease, with the protein MSHVANSKGRGGFIAGFLILPLALYLTFVIWPYIQTFGYSFTNWTGQSPTFDFVGLDNYSALLKDEVFRGALLHNLLLLVFVPTVTILISLFFAFMLNAGGRSGAGGVKGVAGSALYKVIYFFPQVLSLAILAVLFGAVYRSDEGGLLNGFLTKLGLVDPAHPIEWLNQPNFVLWCLLLVVVWHGVGFYLVLFSAAMQSVPKDIYEAALLDGAGRAQTFFKVTLPLLWDSVQTSAVYLGIAAMDMFVLVSTMTSGQFGGGPDHHSEVMATVLMRNFLYFGKAGYACAMGVVMLVLTLILSAITLRATRREHVEF; encoded by the coding sequence ATGAGCCACGTAGCAAACAGCAAAGGGCGGGGCGGCTTCATCGCCGGCTTCCTCATCCTGCCCCTTGCGCTGTACCTGACCTTTGTCATCTGGCCGTACATTCAGACGTTCGGCTATTCCTTCACCAACTGGACGGGTCAGTCACCGACTTTCGACTTCGTCGGTCTGGACAACTACTCGGCCCTGCTGAAGGACGAGGTCTTCCGCGGCGCGCTGCTGCACAACCTGCTGCTCCTGGTGTTCGTCCCGACGGTCACCATCCTGATCTCCCTGTTCTTCGCCTTCATGCTGAACGCCGGCGGGCGCAGCGGGGCCGGCGGAGTCAAGGGGGTCGCGGGCTCCGCCCTCTACAAGGTGATCTACTTCTTCCCGCAGGTCCTCTCCCTCGCGATCCTCGCGGTGCTCTTCGGAGCCGTGTACCGCAGTGACGAGGGAGGGCTGCTGAATGGATTCCTCACCAAACTGGGCCTGGTCGACCCGGCCCACCCCATCGAATGGCTCAACCAGCCCAACTTCGTCCTCTGGTGCCTGCTGCTCGTGGTCGTCTGGCACGGGGTCGGCTTCTACCTCGTCCTGTTCTCGGCCGCCATGCAGTCGGTCCCCAAGGACATCTACGAAGCCGCACTCCTCGACGGCGCGGGGCGCGCCCAGACCTTCTTCAAGGTCACGCTGCCCCTGCTGTGGGATTCTGTGCAGACCTCCGCGGTCTATCTGGGCATCGCCGCGATGGACATGTTCGTCCTCGTGTCGACCATGACCTCGGGCCAGTTCGGCGGCGGACCGGACCACCACAGCGAGGTCATGGCGACGGTGCTGATGCGTAACTTCCTCTACTTCGGCAAGGCCGGCTACGCCTGTGCCATGGGGGTCGTCATGCTCGTCCTCACCCTGATCCTCTCCGCCATCACGCTGCGGGCCACTCGCCGCGAGCACGTCGAGTTCTAG